A section of the Pseudomonas sp. FP453 genome encodes:
- the tagH gene encoding type VI secretion system-associated FHA domain protein TagH encodes MSLCLTITSYHKITPGQCAEKSMDQGVMAIGRSLHNDWVLPDPERLVSSQHCVIQYKDGRYYLTDNSTNGVELVNAGIRLRRGNSEPLENGELIRIGDYEIQARIDFNVQAGDSQPFAADAANSFEALMGAVANKPVIAPQFQGASSMDTLPDLFDFLSPSAVPPPTVADHVPSEQHDFRPPTPIAVEKPVASASVIPDDWDLLADAPAPVVAPVIQPPPVAVTPPQTDLLQAFLRGAGLDQLNLDKAQAEAQMENIGRSYRLMVEGLIDVLRARASLKGEFRMQQTMIQPAENNPLKFAPNADEALLLLLRHGNQAFMAPDAAVRDSFNDLRAHQLAVMAGVEAAIKHLLTRFEPAQLEERMGKPGGLSSLFNGSRQAQYWQQFTELYSNISREAQEDFQDLFGREFSRAYEDHSARQRR; translated from the coding sequence ATGTCGCTGTGTTTGACTATCACTAGTTATCACAAGATCACCCCAGGGCAATGTGCCGAAAAGTCCATGGATCAGGGCGTGATGGCTATTGGCCGCAGTTTGCATAATGACTGGGTATTGCCTGACCCTGAGCGCCTCGTCTCCTCGCAACATTGCGTTATTCAATACAAAGATGGCCGTTATTATTTAACCGATAACAGCACCAACGGCGTGGAGTTGGTCAACGCCGGTATTCGTCTGCGCCGGGGGAACAGCGAGCCCTTGGAAAATGGCGAGTTGATCCGCATCGGTGACTACGAGATCCAGGCGCGTATCGACTTTAACGTGCAGGCCGGCGACAGCCAGCCATTTGCCGCCGATGCCGCGAACAGTTTTGAAGCGCTGATGGGCGCCGTGGCGAACAAGCCGGTGATCGCGCCGCAGTTCCAGGGCGCCTCGTCGATGGACACCCTGCCGGACCTGTTCGACTTCCTCAGCCCCAGCGCCGTACCGCCGCCGACCGTGGCTGATCATGTGCCGTCGGAGCAACACGACTTCCGCCCGCCGACCCCCATTGCCGTCGAAAAACCCGTGGCCTCGGCGTCGGTGATCCCGGATGACTGGGACCTGTTGGCCGACGCCCCCGCGCCCGTCGTCGCGCCGGTAATCCAGCCGCCACCGGTGGCCGTCACCCCGCCACAAACCGACCTGCTGCAAGCCTTCCTGCGTGGCGCCGGCCTCGACCAGTTGAACCTCGACAAGGCCCAGGCTGAGGCGCAGATGGAAAACATCGGCCGCAGCTACCGCCTGATGGTCGAAGGCCTGATCGACGTGTTGCGTGCCCGCGCGAGCCTCAAGGGCGAGTTCCGCATGCAGCAGACGATGATCCAGCCCGCCGAAAACAATCCGTTGAAATTCGCCCCCAACGCCGACGAAGCGTTACTGCTGCTGCTTCGCCACGGCAACCAGGCGTTTATGGCGCCGGACGCCGCCGTACGTGACAGTTTCAACGACCTGCGCGCCCACCAACTGGCGGTGATGGCCGGGGTGGAAGCGGCGATCAAGCACCTGCTCACGCGCTTTGAACCGGCGCAGCTGGAAGAGCGGATGGGCAAGCCCGGCGGCTTGTCGAGCCTGTTCAACGGTTCGCGTCAGGCCCAGTACTGGCAGCAGTTTACCGAGCTCTACAGCAATATTTCCCGCGAGGCCCAGGAGGATTTCCAGGACCTGTTCGGCCGCGAATTCAGCCGCGCCTACGAAGACCACAGCGCACGACAGCGTCGCTAA
- the tssJ gene encoding type VI secretion system lipoprotein TssJ yields MIPRFLLAVATVLLLTACAKDAVAPAAAPEVEADTAAIELHFHAISGLNPGASGQAAPVRVRIFELKNAATFARSDYFALADRAQSTLGLDLLDQDEVVVQPGQQLSIQRDLDPATRQIGLLVGYRELDRAQWRTVINVPARQYTEYQISLDVRAVRADVAASPSSPAQ; encoded by the coding sequence ATGATTCCCAGGTTTTTACTCGCAGTTGCCACCGTGCTGCTGCTGACGGCGTGTGCCAAAGACGCCGTCGCGCCCGCCGCAGCCCCTGAGGTTGAAGCGGACACCGCGGCCATCGAGTTGCATTTCCACGCGATCAGCGGGCTCAACCCCGGCGCCAGCGGCCAGGCCGCGCCAGTGCGGGTGCGCATCTTCGAATTGAAAAACGCCGCCACCTTCGCCCGTTCCGATTACTTCGCCCTGGCTGACCGCGCGCAATCCACCCTCGGCCTGGACCTGCTCGACCAGGACGAAGTGGTGGTGCAGCCCGGCCAGCAATTGAGCATCCAGCGCGACCTCGACCCGGCCACCCGCCAGATCGGCTTGCTGGTGGGCTACCGCGAGCTGGACCGCGCGCAATGGCGCACGGTGATCAACGTGCCCGCGCGCCAATACACCGAATACCAGATCAGCCTCGATGTGCGTGCCGTGCGCGCCGACGTCGCGGCCTCCCCATCCAGCCCAGCCCAATAA